The Christiangramia flava JLT2011 genome has a segment encoding these proteins:
- a CDS encoding peptidylprolyl isomerase — MKTRNFLFLLAIVASLISCKEEYPDLEDGMYAEFQTSMGPFVAQLYFEEAPLTVGNFVSLAEGTNSMVDSTFKGKKYYEGLIFHRVMDGFVIQGGDPTGTGSGGPGYRFPDEFVDSLRHDSAGILSMANAGPGTNGSQFFVTLAPTPHLNDKHSVFGKVVKGMDVVEAIGKVETGQGDRPTKDVVMNEVNIIRKGKAAKNFDADKVMQNEMKKIEDRREQERQALEEKINQNAHRFAELKKEADSLESGVKIYYEEKGDGPKPKIGQKVMMLYQGYFEDGRIFDTNDVELAKEMGVYNRQRDDMGMYGPTPMDFSPDTPLIQGFKDALQAMQVGDKAVVFIPSELGYGKSGRGRVIPPDTNLVFVLEMVEMANASE, encoded by the coding sequence ATGAAAACACGAAACTTTTTATTCTTATTAGCCATCGTGGCTTCACTAATTTCCTGTAAAGAAGAATACCCAGACCTGGAAGACGGGATGTATGCCGAATTTCAAACTTCCATGGGACCTTTTGTCGCCCAGCTTTATTTTGAAGAAGCCCCGCTGACCGTGGGGAATTTTGTTTCGCTTGCAGAAGGAACCAATTCTATGGTAGACAGCACCTTTAAAGGAAAAAAATATTATGAAGGCCTTATCTTTCATCGCGTAATGGACGGTTTCGTCATTCAGGGAGGTGATCCAACAGGTACCGGTAGCGGAGGACCCGGTTATAGATTTCCTGATGAATTTGTAGATAGCCTGAGACATGACAGCGCCGGGATACTTTCCATGGCCAACGCAGGACCGGGCACCAACGGAAGTCAGTTTTTCGTCACCCTCGCTCCTACGCCGCATCTCAATGACAAGCACAGTGTCTTCGGAAAAGTAGTGAAAGGAATGGATGTCGTGGAAGCGATCGGAAAAGTGGAAACCGGCCAGGGAGATCGACCTACTAAAGACGTGGTCATGAATGAAGTAAACATCATCAGAAAAGGAAAAGCGGCCAAGAACTTTGATGCCGACAAGGTGATGCAGAATGAAATGAAGAAGATTGAAGACCGTCGGGAGCAGGAACGCCAGGCGTTGGAAGAGAAGATCAACCAAAACGCTCATCGTTTCGCGGAATTAAAAAAAGAAGCTGATTCCCTGGAAAGCGGTGTAAAGATCTATTATGAAGAAAAAGGTGACGGACCAAAACCGAAGATTGGGCAGAAAGTGATGATGCTGTATCAGGGGTATTTTGAAGACGGAAGAATTTTCGATACCAATGATGTAGAACTGGCAAAAGAAATGGGTGTATACAACCGCCAGCGTGACGATATGGGAATGTACGGCCCAACTCCAATGGATTTTAGCCCAGACACTCCCCTGATCCAGGGATTCAAAGACGCGCTTCAGGCGATGCAAGTGGGAGATAAAGCAGTTGTTTTCATCCCTAGCGAACTGGGTTATGGTAAAAGCGGAAGAGGCAGAGTGATTCCTCCGGATACCAACCTGGTCTTTGTTCTGGAAATGGTGGAAATGGCAAATGCTTCTGAATAA
- a CDS encoding aminoacyl-histidine dipeptidase has product MNEEIRALEPKALWNKFADLNAVPRPSKKEERVIEFIKMFGENLNLDTQVDEVGNVVIRKPATSGMENRQKVVLQAHLDMVHQKNNDTDFDFSSQGIDMYVDGDWVRAKGTTLGADNGLGVASMMAILESDSIEHPAIEALFTIDEETGMTGAKGLSPDLLSGDILLNLDTEEDDEIGIGCAGGVDVTAKRNYEQESIPENSEVYTIQVKGLQGGHSGMDIIKGLGNANKLMNRLFNAGLQSGLRIAEINGGGLRNAIPRESLAIVTITSEGKTEILKALETEAENIQLEYRTLEPNLSVEITKSGDARKVIAEKAQKEIVLALAAAHNGVYRMSPEIAGLVEASNNIANVTIKDGKAEIKCLTRSSVESSKDDLAESLRAAFELAGFDVSLSGEYPGWAPSRDSAILKTLDGIYQDMFHEQADIAACHAGLECGIIGSHYPKLDMISFGPTIRGAHSPDERASISSSQKYWKFLLEVLKNIPEN; this is encoded by the coding sequence ATGAATGAAGAAATAAGAGCCCTGGAGCCTAAAGCTCTTTGGAATAAATTCGCCGATCTGAATGCGGTTCCAAGGCCTTCCAAAAAAGAAGAACGAGTCATCGAATTCATAAAAATGTTTGGAGAAAACCTGAATCTGGACACCCAGGTTGATGAGGTTGGAAATGTGGTGATCAGGAAACCGGCGACCAGCGGAATGGAAAACCGGCAGAAAGTGGTTCTTCAGGCACACCTGGATATGGTTCATCAAAAGAATAATGATACCGATTTTGATTTTTCCAGCCAGGGTATCGATATGTATGTGGATGGTGACTGGGTGCGCGCGAAGGGCACCACCCTGGGAGCCGATAATGGTCTTGGTGTGGCCAGCATGATGGCAATCCTGGAAAGTGATTCCATTGAACACCCGGCGATCGAAGCTTTGTTCACGATCGATGAGGAAACCGGGATGACCGGTGCAAAAGGTCTAAGCCCGGATCTGCTCAGCGGTGATATTCTGCTGAATCTGGATACCGAGGAAGACGATGAGATCGGGATTGGATGTGCCGGCGGCGTAGATGTGACGGCTAAAAGGAATTATGAACAGGAATCGATTCCTGAAAATTCTGAAGTGTATACTATCCAGGTAAAAGGACTTCAGGGTGGTCATTCCGGGATGGATATTATCAAAGGTTTAGGCAACGCCAATAAACTCATGAACCGATTGTTTAATGCCGGTTTGCAAAGCGGCCTTCGGATCGCTGAGATTAACGGAGGCGGCCTTCGGAATGCCATTCCTAGAGAAAGTCTCGCCATCGTTACCATTACTTCGGAAGGCAAAACTGAAATATTGAAAGCTCTGGAAACTGAAGCCGAAAACATTCAGTTGGAGTACCGAACGCTGGAACCAAATCTTTCCGTAGAAATTACCAAGAGCGGAGACGCGCGGAAAGTGATCGCGGAAAAGGCTCAGAAGGAAATAGTTCTCGCTTTGGCTGCTGCTCATAATGGCGTATACCGAATGAGCCCTGAAATTGCTGGCCTGGTAGAAGCATCTAACAATATTGCAAATGTGACGATCAAAGATGGAAAGGCAGAAATAAAATGTCTTACCAGAAGTTCGGTTGAATCTTCCAAAGATGATCTTGCCGAGTCTTTGAGAGCTGCTTTCGAGCTGGCAGGATTTGATGTGTCACTTTCCGGGGAATATCCGGGTTGGGCACCAAGCCGAGATTCGGCCATTCTGAAGACTTTGGATGGTATTTATCAGGACATGTTCCATGAACAGGCTGATATTGCTGCCTGTCATGCCGGTCTGGAATGCGGAATTATAGGAAGTCATTATCCAAAACTGGATATGATCTCATTTGGGCCTACCATTCGTGGAGCCCACTCTCCAGATGAACGTGCTTCTATTTCCAGCTCACAGAAATACTGGAAATTCCTGCTGGAAGTTTTAAAAAATATTCCGGAGAATTAA
- a CDS encoding lipocalin family protein: MKKFIVILAVLIVSCNQADPKEQLKNLNGYWEIDHVELEKDSVIKYGMSPYIDYIELKDSIGFRKKLKPEVTGEFIATENEEKISAKMEGHTLKLKYSTPYDQWEEEVLQATEENLVLMNSDGKTYYYKKYKPVISQENEEKE, translated from the coding sequence GTGAAAAAATTCATCGTCATACTGGCCGTTCTTATCGTTTCCTGCAACCAGGCAGATCCAAAGGAGCAACTGAAAAACCTGAATGGTTACTGGGAGATCGATCATGTAGAGCTTGAAAAAGATTCGGTCATCAAGTATGGAATGAGTCCTTATATTGATTATATCGAGCTGAAGGATAGTATAGGTTTCAGGAAAAAGCTCAAGCCCGAAGTCACTGGAGAATTTATTGCCACGGAAAATGAAGAGAAAATTTCAGCTAAAATGGAAGGCCATACACTAAAGCTGAAATACAGCACTCCATACGACCAGTGGGAAGAAGAAGTTCTGCAAGCTACTGAAGAAAACCTGGTGCTAATGAACAGCGATGGAAAGACCTATTATTATAAAAAATATAAACCTGTTATAAGCCAAGAGAATGAAGAGAAGGAATAA
- the recF gene encoding DNA replication/repair protein RecF (All proteins in this family for which functions are known are DNA-binding proteins that assist the filamentation of RecA onto DNA for the initiation of recombination or recombinational repair.) → MHLQQLHLLNYKNLKTAEFEFDEKINCLVGNNGVGKTNVLDSIYHLSFGKSYFNPITSQNINHDADFFVVDGEFLKNDKAEKILVSAKKGQKKIIKRNNKAYDKVSDHIGFIPCVIISPADRDLIIEGSETRRKFMDGVISQSDPVYLNKLLQYTKLISQRNSLLKFFAANNTFERDTLDVYNLQLSSLGQDLFEKRKQFLKEFIPIFNKRYADITNNKEQVDVVYKSQLFENSLSGLLEQNLQKDMALQYTSVGTHKDDLSFEIAGHPIKKFGSQGQQKSFLVALKLAQFDFIKEISKVNPILLLDDIFDKLDENRVAHIVALVATGKLGQIFISDTHADRTEEVVKKSGQTYKIFKL, encoded by the coding sequence ATGCATTTGCAACAGCTTCATCTTCTCAACTACAAAAACCTGAAAACGGCCGAGTTCGAGTTTGATGAAAAGATCAATTGCCTGGTGGGAAATAATGGTGTGGGCAAAACGAATGTGCTCGACAGTATTTATCATCTCTCCTTCGGAAAGAGCTATTTTAATCCTATCACCTCCCAGAATATCAATCACGATGCTGATTTTTTTGTGGTAGACGGAGAATTTCTGAAGAATGATAAAGCTGAAAAGATCCTGGTAAGTGCCAAAAAAGGGCAAAAAAAGATCATTAAACGGAATAACAAGGCCTATGATAAGGTAAGCGACCATATTGGGTTCATTCCCTGCGTGATTATTTCCCCGGCAGATCGGGACCTCATCATTGAAGGTTCCGAAACAAGAAGGAAATTCATGGACGGGGTCATCTCACAAAGCGATCCCGTTTACCTGAACAAACTTTTACAATATACCAAACTCATCTCCCAGCGCAACTCGCTGCTGAAATTTTTTGCAGCTAATAACACGTTCGAAAGGGACACTTTGGATGTATATAATTTACAGCTCAGCAGTCTTGGGCAGGACCTTTTCGAGAAACGGAAACAATTCCTGAAGGAGTTCATTCCTATCTTCAATAAACGCTATGCCGATATCACCAATAACAAGGAACAGGTAGACGTGGTCTATAAGAGTCAGCTTTTTGAGAACAGTCTTTCCGGCCTGCTGGAACAAAATCTTCAGAAGGATATGGCGCTGCAGTACACTTCCGTAGGAACACATAAAGACGACCTGAGCTTTGAAATTGCCGGACATCCCATCAAGAAATTCGGCTCGCAGGGACAGCAAAAATCTTTTCTGGTTGCGTTGAAACTGGCACAATTTGACTTTATTAAAGAGATCAGTAAAGTGAATCCCATATTGCTGCTGGATGATATTTTTGATAAGCTGGACGAAAACCGGGTGGCCCATATCGTGGCGCTGGTTGCTACCGGAAAATTAGGCCAGATCTTCATTAGTGACACGCATGCTGATCGTACCGAAGAAGTGGTTAAGAAAAGCGGACAAACCTATAAAATCTTCAAATTGTGA
- a CDS encoding DUF721 domain-containing protein produces the protein MKRRNNEEMKLSDLLKTFVDENKLDKKGLDQVKIRDIWNSQMGPAIEKYTTNIKLKNEVLYVQLSSSVLREELSYGKEKIIRILNEEMGKELIHKLVLR, from the coding sequence ATGAAGAGAAGGAATAATGAAGAAATGAAGCTCAGCGACCTGCTGAAAACCTTTGTGGACGAAAACAAACTGGATAAAAAAGGCCTGGACCAGGTAAAAATTCGCGATATCTGGAACAGTCAGATGGGGCCGGCCATCGAGAAATACACCACGAACATCAAACTGAAGAACGAGGTGCTCTACGTCCAACTCAGCTCATCGGTACTTCGCGAGGAACTGAGCTATGGCAAAGAAAAGATCATCAGGATCCTGAACGAGGAAATGGGAAAAGAGCTCATTCACAAACTCGTACTGCGATAA
- a CDS encoding nucleoside-diphosphate kinase: MAGNRTFTMIKPDAVEDGHIGAILEQITASGFRIVAMKLTQMTTADAEEFYAIHKERPFFGELVEFMTRGPIVAAILEKENAVEDFRTLIGATNPEDAAEGTIRKKYAKNVGENAVHGSDSDENATIEGAFHFSGREMF, encoded by the coding sequence ATGGCAGGAAACAGAACATTCACCATGATCAAGCCTGATGCGGTTGAAGACGGGCATATCGGTGCAATTTTAGAACAAATCACAGCTTCAGGTTTTAGAATCGTTGCCATGAAGTTGACACAAATGACTACAGCTGACGCGGAGGAATTCTACGCGATCCACAAAGAGCGTCCGTTCTTCGGGGAATTGGTAGAGTTCATGACTCGCGGACCTATAGTTGCAGCTATTCTTGAAAAAGAAAACGCTGTGGAAGATTTCAGAACATTGATCGGTGCTACAAACCCGGAAGATGCTGCTGAAGGAACTATCAGAAAAAAATACGCTAAGAATGTAGGAGAGAACGCGGTTCACGGAAGTGATAGCGATGAAAATGCTACTATTGAAGGAGCTTTCCATTTCTCAGGAAGAGAGATGTTCTAA
- a CDS encoding DHH family phosphoesterase, protein MIDTRILEITAELDGAENIVIVPHRGPDGDAIGSSLGLYHFLKDKGHQVQVIAPNDYPHFLKWLPGNDSVMIYEQEKAKADELISQADIIFTLDFNHLSRCGDMELPLTEVDAVFVMIDHHQEPADYAAYTYSDSEMSSTCEMVYNFINKLRANKNITPEIATCLYAGIMTDTGSFRFSSTSSDTHRAIADLIDKGAKNAEIHNNIFDTNSQDKMRLLGTALSNLKVNSEFRTAYITLSQEELDRHHFQKGDTEGFVNYGLSLEGIIFAVIFIEKENEDLVKISFRSKGDFDVNKFARAHFNGGGHINAAGGRSDLSLNDTVVKFNRLLPEYREKLSK, encoded by the coding sequence ATGATAGACACGAGAATTCTGGAGATCACCGCCGAACTGGACGGTGCCGAAAACATAGTGATCGTACCGCATAGAGGCCCAGACGGTGATGCCATTGGCTCGTCTCTTGGCTTATACCATTTTCTGAAGGATAAAGGCCACCAGGTACAGGTCATTGCGCCAAATGATTACCCGCATTTTCTGAAATGGCTACCGGGAAATGACAGCGTCATGATCTATGAACAGGAAAAAGCCAAAGCTGATGAACTCATAAGCCAGGCCGATATTATTTTTACCCTGGATTTTAATCACCTCAGCCGTTGCGGTGATATGGAATTGCCCTTAACCGAAGTCGATGCAGTCTTTGTGATGATCGATCACCACCAGGAACCGGCAGATTATGCGGCCTATACCTACAGCGATTCTGAAATGAGTTCCACCTGCGAGATGGTGTACAATTTCATTAATAAGCTGCGCGCAAATAAAAATATCACTCCCGAGATCGCAACCTGCCTATATGCGGGAATCATGACGGACACGGGTTCCTTCCGCTTTAGTAGTACCAGCAGCGATACACATAGGGCAATTGCCGACCTGATCGATAAGGGTGCGAAAAATGCCGAAATTCACAATAATATTTTCGATACCAATTCCCAGGATAAAATGCGATTGCTGGGAACGGCACTTTCTAATCTTAAAGTAAACAGCGAATTTCGAACCGCTTACATCACCCTGTCCCAGGAAGAACTGGACCGCCACCATTTTCAAAAGGGAGATACGGAAGGTTTTGTGAATTACGGCCTGTCTCTGGAAGGCATCATTTTCGCGGTGATCTTTATAGAAAAAGAAAATGAGGATCTTGTTAAGATATCGTTCCGCTCGAAAGGAGATTTCGATGTGAACAAATTTGCAAGAGCCCACTTTAATGGTGGAGGGCATATTAATGCCGCCGGCGGAAGAAGCGACCTGTCCCTGAACGACACAGTAGTCAAATTCAACAGGTTGTTGCCCGAATACCGTGAAAAGCTTTCAAAATGA
- the gldI gene encoding gliding motility-associated peptidyl-prolyl isomerase GldI, producing MKKLLALFLIIGLASCKSPEARYPVSQKSGSYIDESVARNKKLVAQEEQYIKNLMAEDSTTSYQASADGFWYYYNTKVADSITNDHPEFGDIVDFEYSISSIDGQTIYAEGEKPRRTYAMDQEKLFSGLRQGLKLMKEGETVTFLFPSHKAFGYYGDKEKIGTNMPIITKVTLYNIEKQTNNELDNQ from the coding sequence ATGAAAAAATTACTTGCACTTTTCCTGATCATAGGCCTTGCCTCCTGCAAATCGCCGGAAGCGCGTTATCCCGTGAGTCAAAAAAGCGGTTCGTACATCGATGAATCCGTGGCCAGGAATAAAAAACTGGTGGCCCAGGAAGAACAATACATCAAGAATCTGATGGCTGAAGATTCTACGACCAGTTACCAAGCTTCTGCTGATGGTTTCTGGTATTATTACAACACTAAGGTAGCTGATAGTATTACCAACGACCACCCGGAATTTGGCGATATCGTGGATTTCGAATACAGTATTTCCAGTATTGATGGCCAAACAATTTACGCGGAAGGCGAAAAACCCAGGAGAACGTACGCCATGGACCAGGAAAAACTTTTTTCCGGTCTCCGCCAGGGCCTAAAGCTCATGAAAGAAGGAGAAACCGTGACTTTTCTTTTCCCCTCGCACAAAGCTTTCGGCTATTATGGCGATAAGGAAAAGATTGGCACCAATATGCCAATTATCACTAAAGTGACTTTATATAACATCGAAAAACAAACCAATAACGAATTAGATAATCAATAA
- a CDS encoding alkaline phosphatase D family protein, which yields MKNLLSLFITFLLISCGSRNLKQDENTDFIIAFGSCNHQYDPQPLWQPILKNQPDVFLWGGDNIYSDTDDAARMKAEYQQQLDNKDYQQILAAMPVLATWDDHDYGLNDGGREWHFKDTSQQLFLDFMKVPNDSPRRSQKGVYSSEVFETEKGSVKIILLDTRYFRSELKKSEDPNRRFEPSEGTMLGAEQWGWLENELKNSDAGFHIILSSVQVLSGEHGFESWGNFPSEVEKLENLVVSSKAKNVILLSGDRHISEFSEAVIPGLYYPLMDFTSSGLTHTYEEFSGEPNKYRKGFVVKDKSFGIIRLNFEENSAILEMRGENNKLQQEYQLDFQ from the coding sequence ATGAAAAACCTCCTCAGCCTTTTTATTACATTTTTACTGATTTCCTGCGGAAGCCGAAATTTGAAACAGGATGAAAATACCGATTTTATTATTGCCTTCGGAAGCTGTAATCACCAGTACGACCCGCAACCGCTCTGGCAACCCATCCTAAAGAATCAGCCCGATGTGTTTTTATGGGGTGGGGACAATATCTATTCTGATACCGATGATGCTGCCAGGATGAAAGCCGAATACCAGCAACAACTGGACAATAAGGATTATCAGCAGATCCTGGCGGCGATGCCGGTTCTGGCGACCTGGGACGATCACGACTACGGCCTGAATGACGGCGGGCGGGAATGGCATTTTAAAGATACCAGCCAGCAGTTATTCCTTGATTTTATGAAGGTGCCGAATGATAGCCCAAGACGCAGTCAAAAAGGGGTGTATTCTTCGGAAGTTTTTGAAACCGAAAAGGGCAGCGTAAAGATCATTCTGTTGGATACGCGTTATTTCCGAAGTGAACTGAAGAAAAGCGAGGATCCCAATCGCCGTTTTGAACCTTCTGAAGGAACCATGTTGGGAGCGGAGCAGTGGGGTTGGCTGGAAAATGAGCTGAAGAATAGTGATGCCGGTTTCCATATTATTCTGTCCAGCGTGCAGGTTCTTTCAGGAGAGCACGGTTTTGAAAGCTGGGGAAATTTTCCTTCAGAAGTGGAAAAACTGGAAAACTTAGTCGTTTCTTCCAAAGCAAAGAATGTAATCTTATTGAGTGGCGATCGGCATATTTCCGAATTTTCTGAAGCAGTGATTCCGGGCCTGTATTACCCGCTGATGGATTTTACCTCCAGCGGCCTTACGCATACCTACGAAGAATTTAGCGGGGAGCCCAACAAGTACCGTAAAGGCTTCGTGGTGAAAGACAAAAGTTTTGGCATCATCAGGCTCAATTTTGAAGAAAATTCGGCGATTCTGGAAATGCGTGGCGAAAACAACAAATTGCAGCAGGAATACCAGCTTGATTTTCAGTAG